A window of the Mesotoga prima MesG1.Ag.4.2 genome harbors these coding sequences:
- a CDS encoding ATP-binding protein — translation MFINREKELASLRKLKNSGKFEMAVVYGRRRVGKTTLLKEFSKEMESIFFVCDEVNEKMMLRNFSEVVLEHFGQKDTLSSFESWEKAIRFVASQAKEKRLLLIIDEYSYLANASSYFPSVLQRLIDHELLETRLYLVLCGSSVSFMESEVLGSRSPLFGRRTAQMRVEPFTYREASLFFPELSNEEKIIAYGVLGGIPQYLQKWNQHLPYKENIANNFLDTSAYLYAEPRFLLRQELREPSLYNTIIESIAQGASRLNEISTRIGEPNDKTAKYIATLLNLNILGREVPVTEKITSRKAIYYIRDNLFKFWYTFVFPNLSLIETGMTEELLNKKIAEGLSKYLGLAFENICREYLSYKSVRGELPFRITKLGKWWGNNPAKKKEEEIDLLGLGENQIIIGECKWTNAGVGVGELERLREKGSIIDCQNRIFVIFSKRGFTADLEELAARDASVYLATLDDLFS, via the coding sequence ATGTTCATCAACAGAGAGAAAGAGCTTGCTTCTCTTAGGAAGCTAAAGAATAGTGGAAAGTTCGAGATGGCCGTTGTTTATGGACGTCGAAGAGTCGGTAAGACCACTCTTCTTAAAGAGTTCTCTAAAGAGATGGAAAGCATCTTCTTTGTCTGTGATGAGGTCAACGAGAAAATGATGCTGCGAAACTTTTCGGAAGTCGTTCTAGAGCACTTTGGCCAGAAAGACACACTATCTTCTTTTGAGTCATGGGAGAAGGCGATTAGGTTCGTTGCGTCCCAAGCAAAAGAAAAGCGTCTTCTCCTAATAATAGATGAGTACTCATATTTGGCGAATGCTAGTAGCTATTTCCCGTCAGTCTTACAGCGCCTAATAGATCATGAGCTACTTGAAACAAGGCTCTATTTAGTTCTTTGCGGTTCATCTGTGAGTTTCATGGAGAGTGAAGTGTTGGGCAGTAGGAGCCCCTTGTTTGGAAGAAGAACTGCTCAGATGAGAGTCGAGCCATTCACCTATCGCGAAGCCTCGCTGTTCTTTCCGGAACTGAGCAACGAAGAAAAAATTATCGCGTATGGAGTGTTGGGGGGAATCCCGCAGTATTTGCAGAAGTGGAACCAGCATCTTCCATATAAAGAGAATATTGCAAACAACTTTCTCGATACATCGGCGTATCTTTATGCCGAGCCGAGATTCTTGTTGAGACAGGAACTGCGCGAACCTTCCCTCTACAACACAATAATTGAATCAATTGCCCAAGGCGCTTCTCGCCTGAACGAGATAAGCACAAGGATAGGAGAGCCTAATGATAAGACTGCAAAGTACATAGCTACACTCCTGAACTTGAATATATTGGGACGAGAAGTGCCCGTTACAGAGAAGATCACTTCACGGAAGGCGATCTACTATATCAGAGACAACCTTTTTAAGTTCTGGTACACCTTTGTGTTTCCTAATCTCTCGCTTATCGAAACCGGTATGACAGAAGAACTTCTGAACAAGAAGATCGCCGAAGGACTTAGCAAGTATCTAGGTCTAGCTTTTGAAAACATATGCAGGGAATATTTATCGTACAAGAGTGTCAGGGGAGAACTACCCTTCAGGATTACGAAGTTGGGCAAGTGGTGGGGAAATAACCCGGCAAAGAAGAAGGAAGAGGAGATTGACCTTCTTGGTCTGGGAGAAAATCAGATTATTATCGGTGAATGCAAGTGGACAAACGCTGGAGTTGGCGTAGGTGAACTTGAGAGATTAAGAGAAAAGGGATCGATTATCGATTGCCAAAACAGGATATTCGTTATCTTTTCCAAGAGAGGATTCACCGCAGATCTGGAAGAACTTGCTGCAAGAGATGCAAGTGTTTACCTGGCGACCTTAGACGACCTCTTTTCCTGA
- a CDS encoding IS110 family transposase — translation MKEQSGMIVGIDWSADSHTCYDLKADKSFKIPDSVKGYERLLNDYPEAVFVIEEANNRIGDYLLTNKREVYVLPPCRSKEARKYHFSSGAKSDSLDAKAIALTFKEHPSYCLKARYSGVGAKITKLVTMYSIVSKIHSQQCNRLYSVLLRYFPEYLHIMDKQYRSNTSLRILSICPTITEFKKVSNEELRKILNKENYRMTSILRKKLDRIRSEGISWGDTSCEGNLIMFLANQILTLREEQERLRGEMGETLENSPYRIILSIPGVKAVIGSYIVKAYLTHDFRSYQEMQKYAGTIPFLFQSGRKSIMLMRKKCDKDLRNMIHIAAFASLKTCGWARNYYKRKRKEGKTYGHALRALGNIILKIAFSMLSKMKEYNETLFLNAKGINTTQQNNTIIPEAFTNPEYSQDAHPSLAATKDVVENLNVT, via the coding sequence ATGAAAGAGCAAAGCGGTATGATCGTAGGTATTGACTGGTCAGCTGACTCCCATACTTGCTATGACCTCAAGGCTGATAAGAGTTTCAAGATCCCAGACTCTGTTAAAGGTTATGAAAGACTGCTGAACGATTATCCAGAGGCAGTTTTCGTGATCGAAGAAGCAAACAACAGGATAGGAGACTACCTTCTCACTAACAAGAGAGAGGTGTATGTCTTACCTCCTTGTAGATCCAAAGAAGCCAGGAAGTATCATTTTAGCTCCGGGGCAAAGAGCGATAGTCTAGATGCCAAGGCGATTGCTCTTACCTTCAAGGAACATCCCTCTTACTGTCTCAAGGCAAGATATTCAGGAGTCGGAGCAAAGATCACTAAACTGGTGACTATGTACAGCATTGTATCCAAAATTCATAGTCAACAGTGCAACAGATTGTATTCAGTCCTACTGAGGTATTTCCCGGAATACTTGCACATTATGGATAAGCAGTACAGATCAAATACCTCCTTGAGGATTCTTAGCATCTGCCCTACGATAACTGAATTTAAGAAAGTTTCGAACGAAGAGCTTAGGAAGATCCTGAACAAAGAGAACTACAGAATGACTAGTATCTTGAGAAAGAAGCTTGACAGGATAAGAAGCGAAGGGATCTCTTGGGGCGATACATCATGTGAGGGTAATCTCATAATGTTCCTGGCAAATCAAATTCTCACCTTGAGAGAGGAACAAGAAAGATTAAGGGGAGAGATGGGAGAGACCCTAGAGAATAGTCCATACAGGATCATTCTTTCTATTCCAGGTGTGAAGGCTGTAATAGGCTCATACATAGTAAAGGCCTATCTCACACATGATTTCAGAAGCTACCAGGAGATGCAGAAATACGCTGGAACTATTCCCTTCCTCTTTCAAAGTGGCAGAAAGTCAATAATGCTGATGAGAAAGAAATGCGACAAAGACCTAAGAAACATGATTCACATCGCAGCTTTCGCTTCTCTGAAGACTTGTGGATGGGCAAGAAACTACTACAAAAGAAAGAGAAAAGAGGGCAAGACTTACGGTCATGCCCTCAGAGCACTGGGGAACATCATCCTCAAAATCGCATTCTCCATGTTGTCAAAGATGAAAGAATACAATGAAACCTTGTTCCTCAATGCCAAAGGAATTAATACCACTCAACAAAATAATACAATAATTCCTGAGGCTTTCACAAATCCTGAATACTCCCAGGATGCTCATCCATCCTTAGCTGCCACTAAGGATGTGGTCGAGAACTTGAATGTCACCTGA
- a CDS encoding acyltransferase, with amino-acid sequence MPNIEKGINVIIEDGAKIGDNCVIGHNVVIHRGVIIGDDVTIGDNTVLGKEPFAASTSATTSIEELKPLSLGSGTTIGASCVIYKGASLGEKCFVGDLATIREKTTIGEKTIVGKGATVENGTSVGKRVKIETGAYITAFSTIEDYCFIAPEVTFTNDNYLGRTEERKKHFKGPTLRKGARIGANATLLPGVTVGEDALVAAGSVVTKDLAPRKIYAGIPAKFIRDVPQEQLIEEQAFYEERE; translated from the coding sequence GTGCCTAACATCGAAAAAGGAATTAACGTAATAATCGAAGACGGTGCGAAGATCGGTGATAATTGCGTGATAGGTCACAACGTAGTGATTCACAGAGGTGTGATCATAGGAGACGATGTAACGATAGGAGACAATACAGTCCTTGGAAAAGAGCCCTTTGCGGCTAGCACAAGCGCCACCACAAGTATTGAAGAGCTCAAACCACTATCGCTCGGCAGTGGAACAACAATAGGCGCCTCGTGTGTTATCTACAAGGGAGCCTCTCTGGGAGAAAAGTGCTTTGTAGGCGATCTCGCAACTATTCGAGAGAAGACGACAATCGGGGAAAAGACAATAGTCGGAAAGGGAGCCACTGTTGAGAATGGAACCTCAGTCGGAAAGAGAGTGAAAATAGAAACTGGAGCCTATATAACAGCCTTCTCAACTATTGAAGACTACTGCTTCATTGCCCCTGAGGTAACCTTCACAAATGACAACTACCTAGGAAGAACAGAAGAAAGAAAAAAGCACTTCAAAGGGCCAACATTAAGAAAAGGAGCTCGAATTGGGGCAAATGCAACACTGCTTCCGGGAGTAACTGTAGGTGAGGATGCGTTGGTTGCAGCTGGAAGCGTCGTTACAAAGGATCTGGCTCCAAGAAAGATCTACGCAGGCATCCCTGCAAAATTTATCCGAGACGTACCACAAGAACAGTTGATAGAGGAACAGGCATTCTATGAAGAGCGAGAATAA
- a CDS encoding Gfo/Idh/MocA family protein: MKKLRAALIGCGRIGTKKHIEAFAANSDLIDLVAVCDLVPEKAERAAEEYMKRREISLNRGDEERIGEKNETKNDQNEFSSSPASEPDLQRPRVISDYKELFSSQIDFVTIATESGNHYKNTIDFLSAGKHVLVEKPMALASEHMDQMIALSREKNLKLAVCVQNRFNPPVQELRKAIDSGKFGRVFTATARILWNRNEEYYKQASWRGTWAMDGGTIMNQCAHNIDLLQWMLGGEVQEIFAMTENYKHPYIETEDFGAAIVRFKNGSIGIIEGTANVYPRNLEETLSVFGEKGTVVLGGLAVNKIQTWKFEGEESHPFMYLPDPDTVYGSGHMTAFKDFARAIIDDREPFVNGEEGKKSVEIILGIYKSAREGIPVKF; encoded by the coding sequence ATGAAAAAACTACGTGCAGCGCTTATTGGATGCGGAAGAATTGGAACAAAAAAACACATAGAAGCCTTTGCAGCCAACAGTGATTTGATAGATCTCGTTGCTGTTTGCGATCTCGTACCAGAGAAAGCCGAAAGAGCCGCTGAAGAATACATGAAGAGGCGAGAGATATCGCTTAATCGCGGAGATGAGGAGAGAATAGGAGAGAAAAACGAGACCAAGAATGACCAAAACGAATTCTCTTCCTCTCCAGCATCCGAGCCTGATCTCCAACGTCCACGCGTAATCTCCGACTACAAGGAGCTCTTCTCGTCTCAGATCGATTTCGTCACGATCGCTACCGAAAGTGGGAACCATTACAAGAACACAATTGACTTTCTGTCGGCTGGAAAACATGTCCTTGTTGAAAAACCAATGGCACTGGCTTCAGAACATATGGACCAGATGATAGCTCTATCGAGAGAAAAGAACTTGAAACTAGCTGTCTGCGTTCAAAACAGGTTTAATCCTCCAGTTCAAGAGCTTAGGAAGGCAATCGATTCAGGCAAGTTCGGTCGTGTATTTACTGCCACAGCACGGATCCTCTGGAACAGAAACGAGGAATATTACAAACAGGCCAGCTGGAGAGGAACTTGGGCGATGGATGGCGGCACTATCATGAACCAGTGCGCCCACAACATCGACCTTCTTCAATGGATGCTGGGAGGGGAAGTCCAAGAGATATTTGCAATGACCGAGAACTACAAGCACCCTTATATAGAGACAGAGGATTTTGGGGCTGCGATCGTTAGATTCAAGAACGGCTCTATTGGTATAATCGAAGGAACGGCAAACGTATATCCGAGGAATCTGGAAGAGACCCTGTCGGTTTTCGGTGAAAAGGGAACGGTCGTATTGGGTGGGTTGGCCGTGAACAAAATCCAGACCTGGAAGTTCGAAGGCGAGGAATCACACCCGTTCATGTATTTGCCCGACCCGGATACGGTCTATGGTTCAGGCCACATGACGGCCTTCAAGGATTTCGCGAGAGCGATTATCGATGATCGAGAACCCTTCGTCAACGGAGAAGAAGGCAAGAAGTCTGTGGAGATCATTCTCGGGATATACAAATCGGCAAGAGAAGGCATTCCTGTTAAGTTCTAA
- a CDS encoding glycosyltransferase family 4 protein: protein MTRVCVITTVHPPNDIRISKELNTLSKAGYEVIYIAKKGKFENDKITYWPITEYQGRLNRLIKGSREALQKALDANADIYHFHDPELIGLGTKLKHRGKKVVYDIHEEYPSVILSKNWIPKIFRSPIARFTDVYERRAVEQMNGIVVVVPEQLERFPNKKEVAILPNYPETEFLNSMRKNTDEERVRFVYSGSIDVDRSIKEMIDAFFMLNDKYNISLDLLGPIHNEELKEYINHKQKESDALTYRGVLPYNDAIEVVSQCDIGLMVMHRGRSKEMSSPLKMFEYLGLGLPIIASDFKKWHEVLDERPCALFVDSDSAEDIAEKMEILIKDEKLRSQMRDNAIEISRKYTWKSVEDRLLKLYRSL from the coding sequence ATGACTAGAGTATGTGTAATCACAACCGTACATCCACCTAACGACATAAGAATATCTAAAGAGCTAAATACTCTATCTAAGGCCGGTTACGAAGTAATTTACATTGCGAAGAAAGGGAAATTCGAGAACGACAAGATCACTTATTGGCCTATAACTGAATATCAAGGACGCCTCAATAGATTAATCAAGGGCTCTAGAGAAGCTCTTCAAAAAGCACTTGATGCTAATGCTGACATATATCACTTTCACGACCCTGAGCTGATAGGCCTTGGCACAAAGCTTAAGCACCGCGGAAAGAAAGTGGTTTATGACATTCACGAAGAGTACCCTTCGGTGATTCTTTCGAAGAACTGGATACCGAAAATATTCAGATCACCGATAGCCAGATTTACAGACGTATATGAGCGACGGGCGGTCGAACAGATGAATGGCATAGTCGTGGTTGTTCCCGAACAACTGGAAAGATTCCCCAATAAGAAAGAAGTTGCTATACTGCCTAATTATCCAGAAACTGAGTTTCTAAATTCGATGCGCAAGAACACAGATGAGGAAAGAGTTCGATTCGTCTATTCCGGTTCTATAGATGTGGACAGATCAATCAAAGAAATGATAGATGCGTTCTTCATGTTAAATGACAAGTACAACATCAGTCTCGATCTGCTTGGACCAATTCACAATGAAGAACTTAAAGAATATATAAATCACAAGCAGAAGGAAAGCGATGCACTGACGTACAGGGGAGTTCTGCCTTACAACGACGCGATTGAAGTTGTTTCACAATGCGATATTGGACTGATGGTAATGCATAGAGGAAGAAGCAAAGAGATGTCTTCGCCACTGAAGATGTTTGAGTACCTCGGCCTTGGATTACCCATAATCGCGTCCGATTTCAAGAAGTGGCATGAAGTGCTAGATGAAAGACCGTGCGCCCTTTTTGTTGATTCGGATTCGGCTGAAGACATAGCCGAAAAGATGGAAATTCTCATCAAGGATGAAAAGCTAAGAAGTCAAATGAGAGATAACGCAATCGAGATTTCCAGAAAGTACACATGGAAATCTGTCGAAGACCGTTTATTAAAGCTGTATAGGTCACTTTGA
- a CDS encoding four helix bundle protein produces MAFFEMEIYEVSMSFVERIYKLTRSFPEEERYCLVSQMRRAAVSVPSNIAEGNGRGHSKEYLHFLYNARGSLMELRTQIDISKRLGYLKEADYSSLIESYETLRKMLMNLISSIRRKSISKSS; encoded by the coding sequence GTGGCTTTTTTCGAAATGGAGATCTACGAAGTATCTATGAGCTTTGTAGAGAGAATCTACAAGTTAACAAGGAGCTTTCCAGAAGAAGAGAGATACTGCCTTGTTTCTCAAATGAGAAGAGCTGCAGTATCAGTTCCGTCTAACATTGCTGAAGGAAATGGAAGGGGTCATTCAAAAGAATATTTGCATTTCCTATATAACGCAAGAGGATCGCTGATGGAATTGAGAACTCAAATTGATATTTCCAAGAGGCTTGGTTATCTCAAAGAAGCAGATTATTCAAGTCTGATAGAGAGTTATGAAACACTGAGAAAGATGCTGATGAATCTTATTTCGTCAATTAGAAGGAAGAGTATTTCGAAATCATCCTGA
- a CDS encoding glycosyltransferase family 2 protein, translating into MPKVSVIIPARNEEKFIEKCIESFLTCDYPGELIEVIVVDGMSDDRTREIVGEISRRDDRVLLIDNERKITPVAMNLGVKTSKGDYIFFSGAHSEIPSNYITKCIKHAIETGADNVGGVMKTEPRVRSAVGIAISKVLSSPLGVGGAKFRTGVSKPTEVDTVPFGCYKREVFDTIGYFNEKLVRNQDIEFNLRLKRAGGKIILFPDIELTYYSRSTLEELWKNNFGNGFWVIAAKKYAEVPYSTRHLVPLMFVLFLLLGSLISLIVSAFQFVYVFLLAFYVVAVVFFSISHAMEAKMADVFFAAIVSYPVLHISYGIGSLLGFLSFLFGEKK; encoded by the coding sequence TTGCCGAAAGTCTCGGTTATTATACCTGCGAGAAATGAAGAGAAGTTTATAGAGAAATGTATCGAGTCATTTCTTACCTGCGACTACCCTGGAGAACTCATAGAGGTAATTGTAGTCGATGGAATGAGCGACGATAGAACAAGAGAGATCGTTGGTGAGATTTCGAGACGAGATGATAGAGTATTGTTAATTGATAATGAAAGGAAAATCACCCCTGTTGCAATGAATCTGGGTGTCAAGACTTCGAAAGGCGATTATATCTTCTTTAGCGGTGCTCACAGCGAGATACCCTCGAACTACATCACGAAGTGTATCAAACATGCCATTGAGACGGGAGCGGACAATGTGGGCGGAGTAATGAAGACCGAACCGCGTGTCAGATCGGCTGTCGGAATTGCGATCTCAAAGGTTCTCTCTAGTCCTCTTGGGGTTGGAGGAGCCAAATTCAGGACAGGTGTGAGCAAACCTACAGAAGTGGATACTGTGCCTTTCGGCTGTTACAAGCGAGAGGTTTTCGATACAATCGGTTATTTCAACGAGAAACTAGTAAGGAATCAGGATATTGAATTCAATTTGAGATTGAAGCGCGCGGGAGGCAAAATAATTCTCTTCCCCGACATTGAGCTTACTTACTACTCACGATCGACTTTAGAAGAGCTTTGGAAGAACAACTTCGGAAATGGTTTCTGGGTTATAGCTGCAAAGAAGTATGCAGAAGTACCGTATTCTACAAGGCATCTGGTTCCACTAATGTTCGTTCTTTTCTTGCTTTTGGGGTCTCTAATTTCCCTTATTGTTTCGGCCTTTCAATTTGTATATGTTTTTTTGTTAGCTTTTTATGTTGTTGCTGTGGTCTTTTTCTCCATTAGTCATGCAATGGAAGCCAAAATGGCAGATGTCTTCTTTGCTGCGATAGTCAGCTATCCCGTACTTCACATTTCATACGGAATAGGTTCTCTGCTTGGTTTTTTGTCTTTTCTGTTTGGGGAGAAAAAATGA
- a CDS encoding DegT/DnrJ/EryC1/StrS family aminotransferase yields the protein MHIPLFDLTRQYSDLREEILGKIDEALLGGRVILGEAVRELEQSVADLIGVKHAIGVANGSDALLIAVAALGIGPGDYVITTPYTFFATVSSITRNGATPLFADIDPITYNIDLDKVEELLQIHPERERIKAIIPVHLFGQSMELGRLENIREIYGVKIIEDCAQSIGASWSYPDGSTVMTGSIGDLSTFSFFPTKNLGAYGDGGMITTDDDELAAFCRSFRVHGSPVKYIHDMIGINSRLDELQAIVLNTKLKHLQEYERRRIEIAMKYQAEMTKNGLNVVGCGLWVVGKDQSLSHNAQPTTYNDVVIHYPSVPYSVNGEPRTANDYCFSHVFHQYVVRFEGFSREQRDSLRDYLAEQGIGTSIYYPMGLHQQKCFAYLGVPTGALPETERACEETLALPIFPEMTDEEIKYVVDKIAEFVTNER from the coding sequence ATGCATATCCCATTATTTGATTTGACTAGGCAGTACAGTGATTTGAGAGAAGAGATACTCGGAAAGATCGATGAAGCGCTTCTCGGGGGGAGGGTAATTCTCGGTGAAGCAGTAAGAGAACTGGAACAAAGCGTAGCAGATCTTATTGGCGTCAAGCACGCGATTGGTGTGGCAAACGGTTCCGATGCTCTTCTTATTGCCGTCGCCGCTCTGGGAATCGGTCCTGGAGATTACGTGATAACTACTCCTTATACTTTTTTCGCTACTGTGAGCTCTATTACCAGAAATGGAGCAACGCCGCTCTTCGCAGATATTGACCCGATAACTTACAACATCGATCTTGACAAAGTTGAGGAGCTACTTCAGATACATCCCGAAAGGGAAAGAATAAAGGCTATCATCCCCGTTCATTTATTTGGTCAGTCTATGGAACTCGGTCGACTCGAGAATATTAGAGAAATATACGGTGTCAAGATAATAGAAGATTGTGCGCAGTCGATAGGTGCAAGCTGGAGCTATCCTGATGGATCAACGGTGATGACGGGTTCAATCGGAGACCTTTCAACCTTCTCTTTCTTTCCCACGAAGAATCTTGGCGCTTATGGCGACGGCGGGATGATTACAACAGATGACGACGAGCTCGCTGCATTCTGCAGGAGCTTCAGGGTTCATGGCTCGCCCGTGAAGTACATTCACGACATGATAGGAATCAACTCGAGGCTCGATGAGCTTCAGGCGATAGTCCTCAACACAAAGCTCAAGCACCTTCAAGAATATGAAAGAAGAAGAATTGAAATAGCAATGAAGTATCAAGCCGAGATGACAAAAAACGGCTTGAACGTTGTGGGTTGCGGGTTGTGGGTTGTGGGTAAAGATCAATCTCTTTCGCACAACGCACAACCTACAACGTACAACGATGTGGTGATACACTACCCTTCCGTTCCTTATTCGGTGAACGGCGAACCGAGAACGGCTAACGATTACTGCTTCTCTCATGTCTTTCATCAATACGTTGTGAGATTCGAGGGTTTCAGTAGAGAACAGAGAGACTCGTTGAGGGATTATTTGGCGGAACAGGGCATAGGCACTTCGATCTACTATCCAATGGGTCTCCACCAGCAGAAGTGCTTTGCATATCTAGGAGTCCCAACAGGAGCGCTCCCGGAAACGGAAAGGGCCTGTGAAGAAACGTTAGCCTTGCCGATATTCCCGGAGATGACAGACGAAGAAATCAAATATGTGGTCGACAAGATCGCTGAATTTGTTACGAACGAGAGATAA
- a CDS encoding winged helix-turn-helix transcriptional regulator, with protein MDLSEFSFFNPSPNFREMSILKALTESSSVSQERLARIAGIVPSMVNKYIRDFEDSELIQKEGENRRNMKYVLTEAGKFRLQYLTILYLKEAAKLYTESRDIFGEVLDTIKGSDHESFYLYGAGIIGGILADVLRTEGIKIVGFIDDSAAKQNGTFHDLHVFSPEKVDGRDDTAVIVASFRHANHIVKNAKDRGLDNVMVFTISKLGKVELEQIE; from the coding sequence ATGGATCTTTCTGAGTTTTCCTTTTTCAATCCTTCTCCAAATTTCAGAGAAATGAGCATTCTGAAGGCTCTCACGGAAAGCTCGTCAGTTTCCCAAGAACGACTTGCCAGAATCGCCGGGATTGTTCCCAGCATGGTGAATAAATACATAAGAGACTTTGAAGATTCCGAGCTGATTCAGAAAGAGGGGGAGAACAGACGAAACATGAAATATGTCTTGACTGAAGCGGGCAAGTTCAGGCTTCAGTATTTGACTATTCTTTACCTCAAAGAAGCAGCAAAGCTTTACACGGAATCGAGAGATATCTTTGGAGAGGTCCTGGACACGATAAAGGGAAGCGATCATGAAAGTTTCTATCTATACGGTGCGGGAATAATCGGAGGAATTCTTGCGGACGTTCTAAGAACTGAGGGCATAAAGATTGTTGGCTTCATAGACGATTCGGCAGCGAAACAGAACGGAACATTTCACGATCTACACGTCTTTTCACCAGAAAAGGTCGACGGCAGAGATGATACAGCAGTCATTGTTGCTTCCTTCAGACATGCTAACCACATTGTCAAGAATGCAAAAGACAGAGGTTTAGATAATGTAATGGTCTTTACCATATCCAAGCTGGGCAAAGTTGAACTTGAGCAAATTGAGTAG
- a CDS encoding nucleotide sugar dehydrogenase, whose translation MLKERILDKSAIVGVIGLGYVGLPLAVEKAKAGFKVIGFDIQESKVKMVNEGHNYIGDVVNADLEKIVSEARLRATADFDELAGCDVIAICVPTPLDVFKQPDLTYVINSTENVAKRLHKDMLVVLESTTYPGTTEDVMKPILEETGLVCGKDFYLAFSPERVDPGNLRYKTKNTPKVVGGVGPESTEVAKLLYESVLDAEVFVVSSPKEAEMTKILENTFRIVNIALINEMAVVADKMGINIWDVINAASTKPFGFMPFFPGPGVGGHCIPIDPFYLTYIARKYDYHTRLIELSGEINDSMPEYVVTRVMKALNERGKCMNGAKIVMLGIAYKEEIEDMRESPALKVLEHLEENLAHVSVVDPYVPEFTWEGKTVKTVNLTEELIKESDAVIITTAHKKLINYSMIVKNAKYIFDAKNVLSKMDIAGENIEVL comes from the coding sequence ATGCTCAAAGAGAGAATTCTAGACAAATCGGCGATAGTCGGCGTAATCGGCCTTGGCTATGTAGGATTGCCGTTAGCGGTAGAAAAGGCCAAAGCCGGTTTCAAAGTAATCGGTTTCGATATCCAGGAAAGCAAAGTGAAGATGGTCAATGAAGGACACAACTACATCGGTGATGTTGTCAACGCCGATCTCGAGAAGATCGTTTCGGAGGCACGACTACGGGCAACTGCCGATTTTGATGAACTGGCAGGCTGCGATGTAATTGCGATCTGTGTTCCCACTCCCCTTGACGTCTTTAAACAGCCGGATCTCACGTATGTGATCAACTCAACAGAAAATGTCGCAAAGAGGCTCCACAAAGACATGCTAGTCGTTCTTGAATCAACAACATATCCTGGAACCACAGAAGATGTTATGAAGCCCATTCTTGAAGAAACTGGTCTTGTATGCGGAAAGGACTTCTATCTAGCCTTCAGTCCCGAAAGAGTTGATCCGGGAAACCTTAGATACAAAACGAAGAACACACCAAAAGTAGTCGGAGGAGTAGGTCCGGAATCCACGGAAGTAGCGAAGCTTCTCTACGAATCGGTTCTCGACGCCGAAGTCTTCGTCGTTTCATCTCCGAAAGAAGCAGAGATGACAAAGATACTAGAGAACACATTCAGGATAGTTAACATAGCCCTGATTAACGAAATGGCAGTAGTCGCGGATAAAATGGGAATCAACATTTGGGACGTAATAAACGCAGCTTCAACGAAGCCCTTTGGCTTCATGCCCTTCTTCCCCGGTCCGGGAGTCGGCGGTCATTGCATTCCCATAGATCCCTTCTATCTTACGTACATAGCGCGTAAGTACGACTACCACACGCGCCTTATAGAGCTCTCGGGTGAGATAAACGATTCTATGCCAGAATACGTAGTGACCAGAGTGATGAAGGCTCTTAACGAACGCGGGAAGTGCATGAATGGTGCAAAGATAGTCATGCTAGGAATTGCCTACAAAGAAGAGATCGAAGACATGAGAGAGTCCCCGGCACTGAAAGTTCTAGAACACCTTGAAGAGAACCTTGCCCATGTCTCTGTAGTTGATCCTTATGTTCCAGAATTCACCTGGGAAGGAAAGACTGTTAAGACTGTCAACCTCACTGAAGAGCTAATAAAAGAGTCGGACGCGGTAATAATAACGACGGCGCATAAGAAGCTCATAAACTATTCAATGATTGTAAAGAATGCAAAATACATCTTCGATGCCAAGAACGTCCTCAGCAAAATGGACATCGCAGGTGAAAACATAGAAGTTCTTTAG
- a CDS encoding type II toxin-antitoxin system HicA family toxin encodes MKLPRDITFEELLKVLTKLEYEVTRQTGSHVRLTTKRKGEHHITIPHHSTLKPGTLNAILIEIAGHFEMTKKDLLEFLFD; translated from the coding sequence TTGAAACTCCCTCGAGATATCACCTTTGAAGAACTTCTGAAAGTTCTCACAAAGCTGGAGTATGAGGTCACACGTCAAACCGGCAGCCACGTGAGACTAACTACAAAGCGGAAGGGGGAGCATCATATAACTATTCCTCATCACAGTACGCTGAAGCCCGGTACACTTAACGCCATACTTATTGAAATTGCCGGACACTTCGAAATGACAAAGAAAGACTTGCTTGAGTTTCTCTTCGATTAG